The Desulfocurvibacter africanus subsp. africanus DSM 2603 nucleotide sequence GTAGTAATCCTCGATCAGAAACTCCAATGTCTGCGGTCCGTTTGGAGTTCTCCATGTGTTGCGTTTGACGTCATTTGAAGTCGTATCGGCAAGATGCAGAAGCAACATGTTGTAGCATGACCATAGATGAGAAAGTATTTCGAAATCAAGGTTGTCATATTTCTGTTGGGATACCCATGGCTCGGCATCATAACCAGGGAAAGAATCCAAATCGCCGAATTTGAGGCGGGTAAAGCGCTGATGGTTGTTGCTCGCGGAGTCTATCAAGTGGCCGACTATCTCAGCTAATGTCCAGGCATCCGACGAGATACGAACATGGCATGCCTCGCGTGGTGTCGAATCGAGAAGCTCTTGAAAGGTCTGGATCGTTTCTCTGGCTTCACTAATGGTGAACATGGCGATTTTCCATTGTATGCATACGTGATGTCCTCAATCTATCCATTATGTCACATTAACTGAATCTCCCGCTAAAGGCAATTTAATGGTAATAACTACAGATGCTTATGACTTGGAATCACTGATCGGCGGGGCCGCCTCGCAAGTGAGCGAAATGCTGTGCGTACTGGCGCGGGTCGGAGCCGCGGCTCCGGCTAATGGTTTGGAGTAGACCATGGCGGACAGCTCCAAGCTCCAGGCCCGCGTGTTGCCCATGACCATGTTGGACAAGGCCGCGTACGCCCTGGCCACGCTTTGGCCTCTGGGGCACGCTCCCAAGGCTCCCGGCACCGCGGGCGCGCTGTTCGCTGCTTTATTAGCGCCCTGGCTGTTCATGCCTTTGCCCACTTGGGGGCGACTGGCGGTGTTGGCCATGGTCTTTGTGCTCGGAGGCCTGGCCGCCACGCGCGTGGAGCGCGTCACGGGTCGCAAGGATCCGGGTTGCGTGATCGTGGACGAATTGCTCGGCCAGTGGGTAACCTATCTGCCATTCGCTCAGCTCGAATTCTGGCAGCTGCTCGTGGGATTCTCCCTGTTTCGTCTCTTCGATATCACAAAGCCCTGGCCCGTATGCCGCTCCGAGACGTGCATGCCTGACGGCTTCGGCATCATGATCGACGATGCCGTGGCCGCATTGTATGCCGCCGCCTGCCTGTGGCTCGTCGTAAGCCTGGAAGCCTGGCTCTTCATCTGATCCGCTGATCCGCAATGAAAAACGCCGCGGATGCTTGGGCATCCGCGGCGCATGTCTCAACAAGATCTATCGGGCTTAGCCGATCTCGAACTCGCAGCGACGGTTCTTGGCGTAAGCGGCTTCGCTATTGGCCGGGTCGAGGGGATTATCCTCACCGTAGCTGACGATGTTGATGCGGTTGGGGTTGACGCCCATGAGCACGAGGAAATCGAAAGATGCGCGGGCGCGACGCTCG carries:
- a CDS encoding DinB family protein, which translates into the protein MFTISEARETIQTFQELLDSTPREACHVRISSDAWTLAEIVGHLIDSASNNHQRFTRLKFGDLDSFPGYDAEPWVSQQKYDNLDFEILSHLWSCYNMLLLHLADTTSNDVKRNTWRTPNGPQTLEFLIEDYYKHLRLHIRHYQERLAEVRAYLGQ
- a CDS encoding phosphatidylglycerophosphatase A; translation: MADSSKLQARVLPMTMLDKAAYALATLWPLGHAPKAPGTAGALFAALLAPWLFMPLPTWGRLAVLAMVFVLGGLAATRVERVTGRKDPGCVIVDELLGQWVTYLPFAQLEFWQLLVGFSLFRLFDITKPWPVCRSETCMPDGFGIMIDDAVAALYAAACLWLVVSLEAWLFI